One genomic segment of Helianthus annuus cultivar XRQ/B chromosome 14, HanXRQr2.0-SUNRISE, whole genome shotgun sequence includes these proteins:
- the LOC118486529 gene encoding uncharacterized protein LOC118486529, with protein MQRLNILLLAYPLATDSSKVPVYLDLDELDSYPTPSIVKKEAPAATSSKPLPAPKANPRTRASTAKKRKGLEVSAPSSEGFSYDELSFTDSLEPMTSFLNKGLQHLLHLYNDACGTVALHEARIKQLESTVADQGAIAEAKSRHYEDKLKKV; from the exons ATGCAGAGACTAAACATACTTCTCTTAGCATACCCGCTAGCGACGG attccagcaaagtccCAGTCTATCTAGACCTTGACGAACTTGACAGCTATCCAACTCCCTCCATAGTCAAGAAGGAGGCTCCTGCTGCTACTAGCTCCAAGCCACTCccagctcccaaggccaacccaaggacTCGTGCTTCCACGGCGAAAAAGAGGAAAGGCCTTGAAGTCAGCGCTCCAAGCTCAgaagggttctcctatgacgaGCTCAGCTTCACCgattccttagagccaatgacatccttcctcaacaag ggcctccagcatttgcTCCACTTGTACAACGATGCATGTGGTACCGTCGCCCTTCATGAAGCCAGGATCAAACAGCTCGAAAGCACCGTtgctgaccaaggtgccattgctgaagcgaaGAGCCGGCACTATGAGGATAAGCTGAAAAAG GTTTGA
- the LOC110905724 gene encoding transcription initiation factor TFIID subunit 9: MADGDENLPKDAKTIISLLKSVGIDNYEPRVVRQFLELYYRTAVELITDAQTYSNHAGKALVDQDDVTLAIKSKSYFSFTGPPPPEVKDAAMKVNSKPIPRPLNGPSLPPAWDTLIASSHLMKIQKNRSSEVVEEQEVEDNVGKSVDNAAETSQEMRTNVLPGTRQRVSFPLGSIRRR, translated from the exons ATGGCTGATGGAGATGAAAACTTGCCAAAAGATGCGAAGACGATTATATCCCTGCTGAAATCCGTCGGTATTGACAATTATGAACCTCGTGTCGTACGCCAGTTTCTAGAACTTTATTATCGTACTGCTGTTGAATTAATAACGGATGCACAAACCTACTCGAACCATGCTGGGAAGGCTCTTGTTGATCAAGATGACGTAACACTTGCGATCAAGTCTAAAAGCTATTTCAGCTTCACTGGTCCCCCTCCACCCGAG GTCAAAGATGCGGCAATGAAGGTCAACAGCAAACCGATTCCAAGGCCACTAAATGGGCCGTCGCTTCCTCCAGCGTGGGACACGCTGATTGCTTCAAGCCACCTGATGAAAATCCAAAAGAACCGATCAAGTGAAGTGGTTGAAGAACAAGAGGTGGAAGATAATGTTGGTAAAAGTGTTGACAATGCAGCGGAAACATCGCAAGAAATGAGGACTAATGTGCTGCCAGGAACCCGTCAACGTGTTTCATTTCCCCTTGGTTCGATCCGCCGTAGGTAA